The proteins below are encoded in one region of Segatella copri:
- a CDS encoding alpha/beta hydrolase has protein sequence MKKVLWMIFMTFMVLNVNAQKSISSDEVITSNIQYKNGKDTYIKERCKLDICYDKSKKNSPVVVWYHGGGLTSGQKEIPGLLKKQGFVVVGVNYRLLPKVKIDECLDDCAAALAWVFQNISQYGGDAKKIFVSGHSAGGYITTMLGLDKTWLSRYGVDANNIAGLIPFSGQMISHFAYRKMNGIDNLQPTIDKYAPLYHVRKDAAHLVLITGDRNIELFGRYEENAYMWRMMNLIGRPDTQLYELGGYGHGAMAQPAFHILIQTIHKMLGEKYNF, from the coding sequence ATGAAAAAGGTTTTATGGATGATATTCATGACTTTTATGGTCTTGAACGTGAATGCGCAGAAGTCCATTTCTTCTGACGAAGTGATAACAAGCAACATTCAATATAAGAATGGGAAAGATACTTATATCAAAGAACGTTGCAAACTCGACATCTGTTATGACAAGAGTAAAAAAAACTCACCTGTAGTAGTGTGGTATCACGGAGGCGGATTGACCAGTGGACAAAAAGAGATTCCCGGACTGCTGAAGAAACAAGGCTTTGTTGTAGTAGGTGTAAACTACCGTTTACTTCCCAAGGTAAAAATAGACGAATGCCTAGATGATTGTGCAGCTGCATTGGCATGGGTATTCCAAAATATCAGTCAATATGGTGGAGATGCAAAGAAAATATTTGTTTCGGGACATTCTGCCGGCGGCTATATTACAACCATGTTAGGATTAGATAAGACTTGGCTTTCACGTTATGGAGTTGATGCCAACAACATTGCCGGTCTGATTCCATTCAGCGGTCAGATGATTAGCCATTTTGCTTATCGCAAGATGAACGGCATCGATAATCTGCAACCAACTATCGACAAGTATGCCCCACTCTATCATGTTCGCAAGGATGCAGCTCACTTGGTGTTGATAACAGGCGATCGCAACATAGAACTATTTGGCCGTTATGAAGAAAATGCATATATGTGGCGCATGATGAATCTGATAGGACGCCCAGACACCCAGCTTTACGAATTGGGCGGATATGGTCATGGTGCCATGGCACAGCCAGCCTTCCACATTCTCATTCAGACTATCCATAAAATGCTAGGAGAAAAATACAATTTTTAA
- a CDS encoding SusC/RagA family TonB-linked outer membrane protein has translation MRKSKSNAMLRGLAASALVLMVSATAWGQKVKITGTVIDNTNEPVIGASVLENGTKNGVATDLDGHFTIEVQPGARLKISYIGYKNKEVKASNGVQIMLEEESNMLNEVVAIGYGSVKRKDVTTAVSSVSAKDLDTRPIVSAAAGMQGKAAGLQISQANGQPGASPTIRVRGTTSLNGSNDPLYVVDGVPMTNIDFLAADDIDNIQVLKDASSAAIYGSRAANGVIIIGTKQGKAGVAKVSLNAHYAFNTVRDNQESLNAAQYKELMDEIGLVKLPEGLKDQTDWKDEVFRTGNVQDYQLSITNGTDKLRYFISGGYTGENGVIKKSSYQRYNFRASVENDIRKWLRLNASVTYSDYTNKGTGIISGAGSNRGGVVTAIVNTPTYAPVWNPENPSQFYNNFYGVNITSPAENIARTQNNKSAYNRLLATGKATFTFMPELTYNTSLSFDRTQGTTTNFLDPISTTIGRQEFGTGYDGRNISSVIVWDNVLNYKKAFGKHSLDAMAGSSWTQSKWSQNYINGSNYANDLFPTLNAANKISWTGTGSSASDWAILSTFARLQYNWNDTYMVTANMRADGSSKLAPHHRWGYFPSFSGAWRVSNEKFMKDIKWIDDLKIRGGWGQTGNQSGLGDYSYLARYNINRVQWFGEGNDANSTPTFSQGNLSNPELTWETTTQTNIGLDLTVLGNRLTFYADYYYKKTKDMLMNITLPAGSAAARNLTYNGGSMINKGWEFAISSQNLTGALKWNTDFNISFNKNKLESLSLTQVYYEATTTDFVNEQVVRNTPGKPLGSFWGYVAEGVDPETGDMKYKDVTGDGLVSASDRTYIGDPNPDFTFGLTNTFSYKGLNLSILIQGSYGNDIYNVSRMETEGMYDGKNQSTKVLARWRVPGQITDVPKAKWDIRNSTYFVEDGSYLRVKDISLSYDVPRKLISRFGLTRLQPYVSATNLLTLTDYSGMDPEVNQYGNSGSVQGIDWGTYPLNKSVVLGVKVEF, from the coding sequence ATGAGAAAATCAAAAAGTAATGCGATGTTGCGAGGATTAGCAGCCTCAGCACTCGTCCTAATGGTCTCAGCGACAGCTTGGGGACAGAAGGTGAAGATTACGGGTACTGTAATCGACAATACCAATGAACCCGTTATCGGAGCTTCGGTTCTGGAGAATGGTACCAAAAATGGTGTTGCTACAGACCTGGATGGTCACTTCACCATCGAAGTACAGCCAGGTGCCAGACTCAAAATTTCTTATATAGGTTATAAGAATAAGGAAGTGAAAGCTTCTAACGGCGTACAGATTATGCTCGAAGAGGAGTCTAATATGCTCAACGAAGTGGTGGCTATCGGTTATGGCTCTGTCAAGCGTAAGGATGTAACTACTGCCGTATCCAGTGTGTCAGCCAAAGACCTTGATACCCGTCCTATCGTATCTGCCGCAGCAGGTATGCAGGGAAAGGCAGCCGGTTTGCAGATTTCGCAAGCCAACGGTCAGCCAGGTGCTTCACCAACCATACGTGTGCGTGGTACCACCTCTTTAAATGGTAGTAATGATCCGCTCTATGTAGTAGATGGTGTGCCAATGACTAATATCGACTTTCTGGCAGCTGATGATATTGATAATATCCAGGTATTGAAGGATGCCTCTTCTGCTGCAATCTATGGATCCCGTGCAGCCAATGGTGTCATCATTATCGGTACAAAGCAGGGTAAGGCTGGCGTTGCCAAGGTTTCTCTGAATGCTCATTATGCATTTAATACTGTACGTGACAACCAGGAATCTCTTAATGCGGCTCAGTATAAGGAGCTGATGGATGAAATCGGTCTGGTGAAACTGCCTGAAGGCTTGAAAGACCAGACCGACTGGAAAGACGAGGTGTTCCGTACGGGTAATGTACAGGACTACCAGCTTTCTATTACCAATGGTACCGACAAACTGAGATACTTTATCTCGGGTGGCTATACAGGCGAAAATGGTGTTATCAAGAAGTCAAGCTATCAGCGTTACAACTTCCGAGCATCTGTAGAGAACGATATACGTAAGTGGTTGCGACTCAATGCCAGTGTAACTTATTCTGATTATACCAACAAGGGTACAGGTATCATTTCGGGTGCCGGTTCTAACCGAGGCGGCGTAGTAACCGCTATCGTCAATACGCCAACCTATGCACCGGTATGGAATCCGGAGAATCCTAGCCAGTTCTACAACAACTTCTATGGCGTGAACATTACCTCGCCAGCAGAGAATATCGCCCGTACTCAGAATAATAAGTCTGCTTACAACCGATTGTTGGCAACCGGAAAGGCTACTTTCACCTTTATGCCAGAACTGACTTATAACACATCTCTCTCGTTCGACCGTACACAAGGAACAACCACCAACTTCCTTGACCCGATATCTACCACCATCGGCCGTCAGGAATTCGGTACAGGATATGATGGTAGAAACATCAGCAGCGTTATCGTATGGGACAATGTATTAAACTATAAGAAGGCATTCGGAAAGCACAGTCTGGATGCGATGGCTGGTAGTTCCTGGACACAGAGCAAGTGGAGCCAGAACTATATCAACGGTAGCAACTATGCCAACGATCTGTTCCCAACCTTGAATGCAGCCAACAAGATTTCCTGGACAGGAACCGGTTCGTCAGCTTCTGATTGGGCTATTCTCTCAACATTCGCCCGTTTGCAGTACAACTGGAATGATACCTATATGGTAACCGCTAATATGCGTGCTGATGGTTCTTCCAAGTTGGCACCTCATCACCGTTGGGGCTACTTCCCATCATTCTCTGGTGCCTGGCGCGTAAGCAATGAGAAATTCATGAAAGATATCAAGTGGATTGACGACTTGAAAATTCGTGGAGGCTGGGGACAGACCGGTAACCAGAGCGGATTGGGCGATTACAGCTATCTGGCAAGATACAATATCAATCGTGTGCAGTGGTTTGGCGAGGGAAATGATGCCAATTCTACTCCTACTTTCTCACAGGGCAATCTGAGCAACCCTGAACTGACTTGGGAAACAACAACCCAGACCAATATAGGTCTCGACTTGACCGTACTGGGCAACCGCCTCACTTTCTATGCTGATTACTATTATAAGAAGACCAAGGATATGTTGATGAACATCACCTTGCCGGCAGGTAGTGCTGCAGCAAGAAACCTGACCTATAATGGCGGTTCGATGATCAACAAAGGCTGGGAGTTTGCCATCTCTTCACAGAATCTGACAGGCGCCTTGAAGTGGAATACAGATTTCAACATCTCATTCAACAAGAATAAGTTGGAGAGCCTGTCTCTGACTCAGGTATATTATGAAGCCACGACTACCGATTTCGTCAACGAACAGGTGGTTCGCAATACGCCAGGTAAGCCATTGGGCAGTTTCTGGGGATATGTAGCAGAAGGTGTGGATCCCGAGACCGGTGATATGAAGTATAAGGACGTGACCGGTGATGGTCTGGTATCAGCCAGTGACCGTACTTATATCGGTGATCCGAACCCAGACTTCACCTTCGGTTTGACCAATACCTTCTCTTATAAAGGCTTGAATCTCAGTATTCTTATCCAGGGAAGCTATGGCAACGATATCTACAACGTTTCACGTATGGAAACCGAAGGAATGTATGATGGTAAGAACCAAAGCACCAAGGTGCTTGCTCGCTGGAGAGTTCCTGGTCAGATTACCGATGTGCCAAAGGCTAAGTGGGATATCCGCAACTCAACCTACTTCGTAGAAGATGGCAGTTATCTCCGTGTAAAGGATATTTCTCTCTCTTACGATGTGCCTCGCAAACTGATTTCTCGCTTCGGTCTGACCCGTCTGCAGCCATACGTATCAGCAACCAACCTGCTTACCCTGACCGACTATTCAGGTATGGATCCGGAGGTTAACCAGTATGGCAACAGTGGTAGTGTGCAGGGCATCGACTGGGGTACATATCCACTCAATAAGAGTGTAGTATTAGGTGTAAAAGTAGAATTCTAA
- a CDS encoding RagB/SusD family nutrient uptake outer membrane protein, with amino-acid sequence MKTYHTIKTLALGGIAMFFLASCSLDYEPLSEPSEITQGGQTETSTAVLKDKAAADAQLKSLYELFRNRQEHTHLDYLLIGDSHSDNAYAGTTGAEVVPYETNSIDASNSVLSRDWNRYLEDIAKANVLINGVEQLKENGQISEAEYHSYKAQGEIFRALMMFRMARLWGSFPVITTIAKTITSENINEVYPTYYPPRKTPKECYEQIIADLTDAEQYAPDNDNSDRTKMTKTVAQAMLAKVYAEKEVQDYDKVIAYADKVMKTTGVELEDSYETLWGYDETAKDCMKRNTKEGILEVHWTTGSGNWETWMYGRQLDNWDYYFTWAKWITPSRDIINDFDKEGDEVRKNQAIVYYACTWSNYYPASNYPFMYKLRSSYNNIYWVRLADIILMKAEAEAYKGNLAESAKLVNQIRKRAKLKELTSDKTGSKESMIEAVLHERRLELAFEGERWFDLCRNNKVEKYLNGIDNRDSGRIRQVRQFDSNSYLLPIPQTALDQNTNLEQNPGY; translated from the coding sequence ATGAAAACATATCATACAATCAAGACATTGGCGCTCGGTGGCATCGCAATGTTCTTTTTGGCAAGTTGCTCTCTCGACTACGAGCCATTATCAGAGCCATCAGAAATAACACAGGGCGGTCAGACAGAGACCTCAACAGCCGTATTGAAGGACAAGGCTGCTGCTGATGCACAGCTCAAATCGCTCTATGAGTTGTTCCGCAACCGTCAGGAGCATACCCATCTCGACTATCTTCTGATAGGCGATTCACATAGTGATAATGCTTATGCCGGAACTACCGGTGCAGAGGTTGTACCTTATGAGACCAACTCTATCGATGCCAGCAACTCGGTATTGAGCCGTGACTGGAACCGCTATCTGGAGGATATCGCCAAGGCAAATGTGCTGATCAATGGTGTTGAGCAATTGAAGGAGAATGGTCAGATATCAGAAGCTGAATATCATTCCTATAAGGCACAGGGCGAAATTTTCCGTGCCCTGATGATGTTCCGAATGGCTCGTCTGTGGGGTTCTTTCCCAGTCATTACGACCATCGCCAAGACCATTACATCCGAGAATATCAATGAGGTATATCCTACCTATTATCCTCCTCGCAAGACGCCGAAGGAATGTTATGAGCAGATTATTGCCGACTTGACGGATGCTGAGCAGTATGCACCGGATAATGACAATTCCGACCGCACCAAGATGACCAAGACCGTAGCTCAGGCTATGCTTGCCAAGGTTTATGCCGAAAAGGAAGTGCAGGATTATGACAAGGTAATCGCTTATGCCGACAAGGTAATGAAGACAACCGGTGTAGAGCTGGAAGACAGTTATGAAACTCTTTGGGGCTATGATGAGACAGCGAAAGACTGCATGAAACGCAATACCAAAGAAGGTATTCTGGAGGTGCATTGGACAACCGGTAGCGGAAACTGGGAAACCTGGATGTACGGCCGTCAGTTAGACAACTGGGATTATTACTTTACCTGGGCAAAGTGGATTACTCCTTCACGAGACATCATCAATGACTTTGACAAGGAAGGTGATGAGGTTCGTAAGAATCAGGCTATCGTATATTATGCCTGTACCTGGAGTAACTATTATCCGGCTTCCAACTATCCGTTCATGTATAAGTTACGCTCTTCATACAATAATATTTACTGGGTTCGCTTAGCTGATATTATCCTGATGAAGGCTGAGGCAGAAGCCTATAAGGGCAATCTTGCCGAGAGTGCGAAACTCGTGAACCAGATTCGCAAGCGTGCCAAACTGAAGGAACTGACATCCGACAAGACTGGCAGCAAGGAATCTATGATAGAGGCTGTTCTCCATGAGCGCCGTCTGGAACTTGCCTTTGAGGGAGAACGCTGGTTCGACCTCTGCCGCAACAACAAGGTCGAGAAGTATCTCAACGGAATAGACAACCGTGACAGCGGACGCATCAGACAGGTAAGACAGTTTGACAGCAATTCATACCTGTTGCCAATTCCACAGACCGCTCTTGACCAGAATACCAATCTAGAGCAGAATCCAGGTTACTAA
- a CDS encoding glycoside hydrolase family 30 protein: MKYYSSKLMMLVCATAFSVTACSSSNSFSDPVDFDTPSEAPNPVPAQGTAKTFITTADGVYSLAQGEVKLYNGVSMAPTTIELDLNKKYQTIDGFGYAITYSSCYNLMQMNPEARLALLKRIYSTTEGYGVSYARISLGCNDFSSTEYTYCDKKGSEADPLSNFALYSDENDYVIPVLKEILAINPNLKIIAAPWTCPKWMKVTDINTKQPKDSWTDGHLNPDYREAYAKYFVKFINVMKEKGINIYAVSPQNEPLNKANCASLYMPWQEEAPFVKELAAQFKKNNLQTKIYVFDHNYNYDNIADQEDYPVKLYNAIGDNFEGSELVVGAAYHDYGGNNSELTDIHNQRPDKELIFSETSIGTWNNGRDLSKRLMADMKNVALATVNQYCKAVLVWNLMLDNKMGPNLDGGCQTCYGAIDINQNGYNQLSYNSHYYIINHMSSVVAPGAVRIGNTSRTVNDSKITHAEFVNPDGSYAAVIINEGDEAKSINLSDGTHNFTCKVPANGVISCKWNK; encoded by the coding sequence ATGAAATACTATAGCAGTAAACTGATGATGCTGGTCTGCGCAACAGCTTTCTCTGTGACAGCTTGCAGCAGCAGTAACTCATTCTCAGATCCTGTAGACTTTGATACTCCTAGTGAGGCACCAAATCCAGTACCGGCACAAGGAACAGCCAAAACTTTCATTACCACAGCCGATGGAGTCTATTCATTGGCACAGGGTGAGGTAAAGTTGTATAATGGAGTATCTATGGCACCAACCACCATCGAACTCGATTTAAATAAGAAGTATCAGACGATTGATGGATTTGGTTATGCCATCACTTATTCATCCTGCTATAATCTGATGCAGATGAACCCAGAGGCGCGTCTGGCTCTCTTGAAGCGCATTTACTCTACCACAGAGGGTTATGGCGTAAGTTATGCCCGTATCTCTTTGGGATGCAACGACTTTTCAAGTACTGAGTATACCTATTGCGACAAGAAGGGCAGCGAGGCTGATCCTCTCAGCAACTTCGCGCTCTATAGTGATGAGAACGATTATGTGATTCCGGTATTGAAGGAGATTCTTGCCATCAACCCAAATCTGAAGATTATCGCAGCTCCCTGGACTTGTCCGAAATGGATGAAGGTGACAGATATCAACACCAAGCAGCCAAAGGATTCATGGACTGACGGTCATCTCAATCCGGATTATCGCGAGGCTTATGCCAAGTACTTTGTGAAGTTTATTAATGTGATGAAGGAGAAAGGCATCAATATCTATGCTGTTAGTCCTCAGAATGAGCCATTGAACAAGGCTAACTGTGCTTCACTCTATATGCCTTGGCAGGAAGAGGCTCCTTTCGTAAAGGAATTGGCAGCACAGTTTAAGAAGAATAATCTGCAGACCAAGATTTATGTCTTCGATCACAACTACAACTATGACAATATTGCCGATCAGGAAGATTATCCTGTGAAACTCTACAATGCTATCGGTGATAACTTTGAGGGCTCAGAGCTGGTTGTAGGTGCTGCTTATCATGATTATGGCGGCAACAACAGCGAGTTGACTGATATCCACAACCAGCGTCCAGACAAGGAACTGATATTCTCGGAAACCAGTATCGGAACCTGGAATAACGGACGTGACTTGAGTAAACGACTGATGGCGGATATGAAGAATGTGGCGCTCGCTACGGTAAACCAGTATTGCAAGGCTGTGCTTGTATGGAATCTGATGCTTGACAATAAGATGGGACCTAACCTGGATGGTGGATGCCAGACCTGCTATGGTGCTATTGATATCAATCAGAATGGTTACAACCAGTTGAGCTACAATTCTCATTATTACATCATCAACCACATGTCTAGTGTCGTTGCTCCTGGTGCGGTTCGCATTGGTAATACGTCCCGCACCGTTAATGACAGCAAGATTACACATGCTGAGTTTGTTAATCCTGATGGTAGTTATGCTGCTGTCATTATCAACGAGGGAGATGAGGCTAAGTCAATCAACCTCAGTGATGGAACTCATAATTTTACCTGCAAGGTTCCTGCTAATGGTGTGATTTCTTGCAAGTGGAATAAGTAA
- a CDS encoding DUF5121 domain-containing protein yields MKHIRYYIMALLALPLMASCGDDDYSAPTPAGNPVMSYTAPAAAVWMGDEVEVKVNCKDEGGVALSTLKANLLFSGQSVDETTIRTKEAGEYTVKLKVPYAQNVPDGKVDIQLTLQNVSTKSNTETLSFDIKRPHFNNLQFVSADGVKYDMTEKSDFIYQAVLPSSKKTFKGYFATKDGKFVFGSSTGKDISLGETGNFNFTSENMSDVVVTFDAKNYTAGPTDVLPVTVLDFADSDAGKTWVGDIKQGATCNLTINGNNLPDDWYYDSDWFQKEEDGNYTFKAITGRYTILADFTHKSFRIWTMNGSEPMSLNGDGTGALWIIGNEGVNKPTWDAVNHGWWTGVDSDVCLTPIKDKVYQVTLTVGKQLRATGVDFKFFGQANWGIEFKGKDNSHLISTESEVFGIGDGNGHDNGNVYLKDGVELKDGETYVLTVDLTAGVDKAVLKVEKK; encoded by the coding sequence ATGAAACATATCAGATATTATATCATGGCGTTGCTCGCCCTGCCACTGATGGCATCTTGCGGCGATGATGATTACAGTGCGCCTACTCCTGCCGGTAATCCAGTGATGAGCTATACGGCTCCTGCTGCAGCTGTATGGATGGGTGATGAAGTGGAGGTGAAAGTAAACTGCAAGGATGAGGGAGGCGTGGCTCTCTCTACCTTGAAAGCTAACCTCCTGTTTAGTGGGCAGAGTGTAGATGAAACTACCATCCGTACCAAGGAGGCTGGTGAATATACAGTCAAACTGAAAGTACCTTATGCACAGAATGTTCCTGATGGAAAGGTGGATATTCAACTTACTCTGCAGAATGTATCAACCAAATCGAATACAGAGACCTTGTCGTTTGACATCAAGCGCCCTCACTTCAACAATCTGCAGTTTGTGAGTGCTGATGGTGTTAAATATGACATGACAGAGAAGAGCGACTTTATTTATCAGGCTGTTCTTCCTAGCAGTAAGAAGACCTTCAAGGGATATTTTGCAACGAAGGATGGAAAGTTTGTCTTCGGTTCCAGCACAGGCAAGGATATCAGTTTGGGAGAAACAGGCAACTTCAACTTCACTTCTGAGAATATGAGCGATGTAGTTGTCACTTTCGATGCCAAGAACTATACGGCTGGTCCTACCGATGTATTGCCGGTTACTGTCCTCGATTTTGCCGATTCTGATGCAGGCAAGACTTGGGTGGGTGATATCAAGCAAGGTGCTACCTGTAACCTTACTATCAACGGCAATAATCTGCCAGATGACTGGTATTATGACAGCGACTGGTTCCAGAAAGAAGAGGATGGAAACTATACTTTCAAGGCTATTACCGGCAGATATACTATTTTGGCAGACTTCACCCATAAGTCATTCCGTATCTGGACAATGAATGGAAGTGAGCCTATGTCACTGAATGGCGATGGTACTGGTGCACTCTGGATCATCGGTAATGAAGGTGTCAACAAGCCAACTTGGGACGCTGTAAATCATGGCTGGTGGACAGGTGTAGATTCTGATGTCTGTCTCACTCCTATCAAGGATAAGGTATATCAGGTTACACTCACCGTAGGCAAGCAGCTCAGAGCTACTGGCGTAGACTTCAAGTTCTTCGGTCAGGCAAACTGGGGTATTGAGTTCAAGGGTAAGGATAACAGCCATCTCATCTCAACTGAGAGCGAGGTATTCGGCATCGGTGACGGTAACGGTCACGACAACGGCAATGTTTATCTGAAAGATGGAGTAGAACTGAAGGATGGCGAGACATACGTTCTTACAGTTGACTTGACTGCCGGTGTAGACAAGGCAGTTCTCAAAGTAGAAAAGAAATAA
- a CDS encoding DUF6377 domain-containing protein, producing the protein MIERLLSILYIWCFATLTSCFAQKESISELYTQLDRAIEQSQHYTKLKESSIAQLKKLIHQENNPKLLINTYRKIYSEYKSYQSDSAVAYIQKAIVLAQKEGLPAEVAGLKSQLALQYSTAGAFAEALEVLNHIDKKTLDESNRKDYFIAYYHVYGELGFSNMHVDTDLSQNFFSRQNAYRDTLFAILPHHSEDYLMRKEVMLTSQNKWDEALKVNDERLNLCKEGSHEYGIVAYYRYLIYRSLKNEEMKKYWLLKSAICDVKCAINDQASLWMLADILSQEGDVERSYKYINFSWNANKSCSTRIRNWQISPVLGTIDHNYQAQLKKANQRLVFAIICVSLLVLSLGVLAFYVNKQKKYVTIARNELKKTNEQLEELNKKLSATNEMLKTSNDKLNESNGVKEEYIGQFLGACSHYIDKLDKLRLHVNKMVKNREYQELYSMTRSSELKEHELGELYTNFDKVFLHLFPNFVEDLNSLLKPEAQIHLTDATKLPAMVRVFALIRLGIDDSTKIAEFLHYAVNTIYNYRAKLRNGAIGERNEFEKNVKELGTIKGKE; encoded by the coding sequence ATGATAGAAAGATTATTATCTATATTGTATATCTGGTGTTTCGCTACACTTACATCATGCTTTGCTCAAAAGGAAAGCATCAGTGAACTGTATACCCAACTTGATCGGGCTATAGAGCAATCCCAGCACTATACCAAACTGAAAGAAAGCAGCATCGCTCAGTTGAAGAAATTGATTCATCAGGAGAACAATCCGAAGTTGCTCATCAATACTTATCGCAAGATCTATTCAGAATATAAGTCCTACCAGAGCGATTCTGCTGTGGCTTATATTCAGAAAGCCATTGTATTGGCTCAGAAGGAAGGACTGCCGGCTGAAGTTGCTGGATTGAAAAGTCAGTTAGCTTTACAGTATTCTACAGCCGGAGCTTTTGCTGAGGCTTTGGAGGTGCTCAATCATATAGATAAAAAGACATTGGATGAATCGAACCGGAAAGATTATTTCATTGCCTATTACCATGTCTATGGTGAGTTGGGCTTTTCTAATATGCATGTAGATACTGATTTAAGTCAGAATTTCTTTAGTCGTCAGAATGCATATCGGGATACTTTGTTTGCAATCCTTCCACATCATAGCGAAGATTATCTCATGCGTAAAGAGGTGATGCTTACCAGTCAGAATAAATGGGATGAAGCATTGAAGGTGAATGATGAACGGTTGAATTTATGTAAGGAGGGGAGTCATGAATACGGTATCGTAGCCTACTATCGCTATCTGATTTACCGTTCTCTGAAAAACGAAGAAATGAAGAAATATTGGTTGCTAAAATCTGCCATTTGTGATGTGAAGTGTGCTATCAATGATCAGGCTTCGCTCTGGATGCTCGCCGATATTCTGAGTCAGGAGGGAGATGTTGAGCGTTCTTATAAATACATCAACTTCTCTTGGAATGCCAATAAAAGTTGCAGTACCCGTATACGTAACTGGCAGATTTCGCCAGTGCTTGGTACCATCGATCATAATTATCAGGCACAGCTCAAGAAAGCAAACCAGCGTCTTGTCTTTGCCATCATCTGTGTCAGTCTTCTGGTTCTTTCTTTAGGTGTTCTGGCTTTCTATGTCAATAAGCAGAAGAAATATGTTACCATAGCGAGAAATGAACTGAAGAAAACGAATGAACAATTGGAAGAACTGAATAAGAAACTTTCTGCTACCAACGAAATGTTGAAGACTTCGAATGATAAACTGAATGAGTCAAATGGTGTGAAGGAAGAATATATAGGCCAGTTCCTGGGAGCATGTTCTCATTATATAGACAAACTGGATAAGTTGCGTCTCCATGTCAATAAAATGGTAAAGAACCGTGAATATCAGGAACTTTATTCAATGACGAGAAGCAGTGAACTGAAGGAACACGAGTTGGGAGAACTCTATACAAATTTCGATAAGGTCTTCTTGCATCTGTTCCCTAATTTCGTGGAAGACCTCAATAGCCTTCTGAAGCCGGAGGCACAAATCCATCTTACCGATGCAACAAAGTTACCGGCAATGGTGAGGGTATTCGCCTTGATAAGACTGGGTATTGATGACAGTACGAAGATAGCAGAATTCCTACATTATGCAGTTAATACGATATATAATTATCGGGCAAAACTGCGTAATGGAGCTATTGGTGAAAGAAATGAATTTGAGAAGAATGTGAAAGAATTAGGAACGATAAAAGGAAAAGAATAA